A single window of Mycolicibacterium aurum DNA harbors:
- a CDS encoding enhanced intracellular survival protein Eis, which produces MACGPTAGVPPSINVTHTQPLTIRTADDADWSAMALVAATGFGVFRPQETSEVWRSMVPPDGAVVACDGDDVVGVALFLDLALTVPGGAVLPMAGVSWVAVAPTHRRRGALRGMFAELHRRMGSYPIAGLEASEGGIYGRFGYGPATVWESMAIDRGQARFHADVPDPGGVRIVRPAEHRGELADIYERWRLQTPGGLPTPASLWDEILADREASRHGGSEFFCLLHPNGFALYRVHTGKRKDTVEITKLAAATPEAYIALWRTLLGLDLMETVTLATHPGHVLPYLLTDSRLVRTTDSEDGLWLRILDIPAAVQARTYSADLSVVLDISDRILGGGGRFALDIRDGRARCAPTDTAADVQMDLSVLGSLYLGTHRASSFATAGRLRADPALVAQLDAAFASDVPAELGYGF; this is translated from the coding sequence ATGGCGTGCGGTCCGACCGCGGGTGTGCCACCGTCGATCAACGTGACGCACACACAGCCACTGACGATCCGCACCGCCGACGACGCAGACTGGTCGGCGATGGCACTGGTTGCCGCGACGGGCTTCGGGGTCTTCCGCCCCCAGGAGACCAGTGAGGTCTGGCGTTCCATGGTGCCGCCCGACGGTGCGGTCGTCGCGTGCGACGGCGACGATGTGGTGGGCGTGGCACTGTTCCTCGACCTGGCGCTGACGGTGCCGGGAGGTGCGGTGCTGCCGATGGCCGGTGTGTCGTGGGTGGCCGTCGCCCCGACCCATCGCCGGCGCGGCGCCCTGCGCGGAATGTTCGCCGAATTGCACCGGCGCATGGGCAGTTATCCGATCGCCGGCCTGGAAGCCAGCGAGGGCGGCATCTACGGAAGGTTCGGCTACGGCCCGGCGACGGTCTGGGAGAGCATGGCCATCGATCGCGGGCAGGCGCGTTTCCATGCCGACGTTCCCGATCCCGGTGGTGTCCGGATCGTCCGTCCCGCCGAGCACCGCGGTGAACTCGCCGACATCTACGAGCGGTGGCGGCTGCAGACCCCGGGTGGGCTTCCCACCCCGGCGTCGCTGTGGGACGAGATCCTCGCCGACCGCGAGGCGTCCCGCCACGGCGGCAGCGAGTTCTTCTGCCTGCTGCACCCGAACGGGTTCGCGCTGTACCGGGTGCACACCGGAAAGCGCAAAGACACCGTCGAGATCACCAAGCTCGCCGCGGCGACACCGGAGGCGTACATCGCGTTGTGGCGGACACTGCTCGGGCTGGACCTGATGGAGACGGTCACGCTCGCGACCCATCCGGGCCACGTCCTGCCGTATCTGCTGACCGATTCCCGACTGGTGCGCACGACGGACAGTGAGGACGGGCTGTGGCTGCGAATACTCGACATCCCGGCCGCGGTGCAGGCGCGCACCTATTCTGCGGATCTTTCTGTGGTGCTGGACATTTCGGATCGGATCCTGGGCGGCGGCGGCCGATTCGCGCTGGACATCCGGGACGGCCGCGCCCGCTGTGCACCCACCGACACGGCTGCCGACGTGCAGATGGACCTGTCGGTGCTGGGCAGTCTGTATCTCGGCACGCACCGTGCGTCGTCGTTCGCGACGGCGGGCCGACTTCGTGCCGACCCGGCGCTCGTCGCGCAGCTGGACGCGGCGTTCGCGTCGGACGTCCCCGCCGAATTGGGCTATGGCTTCTGA
- a CDS encoding alpha/beta fold hydrolase, whose product MVEISDDELPSLGEFALLPENAEQAGVTRIPSAERIDAGPVSALKFGDDAPRVVFLHGGGQNAHTWDTVIVGLGVPALAVDLPGHGRSAWREDGDYGPKLNAGAVEPVVRELAGDAELVVGMSLGGLTALRLAVTASELVRRLVMVDVTPSAPERHTEMTDAQKGTVALVQGDRSFPSFDAMLEVTVAAAPHRDRKSLRRGVFHNAKRLDDGTWTWRYDSIRKGEGFEGLWDDVPNLTTPTTLIRGANSFFVNDDDADAFARTAPGFRRVHIVENSGHSVQSDQPRALVELLRGVLSE is encoded by the coding sequence ATGGTGGAGATCTCCGACGACGAACTGCCGAGCCTCGGTGAGTTCGCCCTTCTGCCCGAGAACGCCGAACAGGCCGGGGTCACCAGGATTCCGAGCGCCGAACGTATCGATGCCGGTCCCGTCAGCGCGCTGAAATTCGGCGACGACGCGCCCCGGGTGGTCTTCCTGCACGGCGGCGGCCAGAACGCCCATACCTGGGACACGGTGATCGTCGGACTCGGGGTGCCTGCACTCGCTGTCGACCTGCCGGGCCATGGCCGGTCCGCATGGCGCGAGGACGGCGACTACGGGCCGAAGCTCAATGCCGGCGCCGTCGAGCCGGTGGTACGTGAGCTCGCCGGCGACGCCGAGCTGGTCGTGGGGATGTCGCTGGGGGGCCTCACCGCGTTGCGGCTCGCGGTGACCGCGTCCGAGCTGGTCCGCCGGCTCGTGATGGTCGATGTGACGCCGTCGGCGCCGGAACGGCACACCGAGATGACCGACGCCCAGAAGGGCACGGTGGCCCTGGTGCAGGGCGACCGGTCGTTCCCGTCGTTCGACGCGATGCTCGAGGTGACGGTAGCCGCCGCACCGCACCGCGACCGTAAATCACTGCGTCGCGGCGTCTTCCACAACGCCAAGCGCCTGGATGACGGCACCTGGACGTGGCGCTATGACAGCATCCGCAAGGGCGAAGGGTTCGAGGGGTTGTGGGACGACGTCCCCAATCTCACGACGCCGACCACCCTGATCCGGGGCGCCAACTCGTTCTTCGTCAACGATGACGACGCCGACGCGTTCGCCAGGACGGCGCCGGGATTCCGGCGCGTCCACATCGTCGAGAACTCCGGGCATTCGGTGCAGAGCGACCAGCCACGCGCGCTGGTGGAGCTGCTGCGCGGCGTGCTCAGCGAGTGA
- a CDS encoding Ig-like domain-containing protein: MAGHAEESSSIRRAGRHRKSENFAVRRWLRLGAASAGMGAALLGFSLLSPDVGTATADTGSESSASAGPSESGDAAPARSSGQSDAAGADEASEPEDSESEDADAADAADAADDADAADAADAADAAEEDAEEPGDADDAGEGATEIDAVDDAVVVEDLTGVEVELEVVTTAEREYTEPEPVTRETHSAAAVPDSSERAAASATQPPPYVSEQSEYQKRVAAVLQAWTDKHQAWVDSLQISDAGKERLQASFLAMRRTFFNQAPTVAPVQIAGVITGPVIGSLGGVDPDGDRLIYLMTRAPKTGTVTINADGTYTYTPGDDFTGVDTFYIAAIDLGLHINLLQPLRPLASGRATSLVNQGAVVFDFAYTSGRDYWNDESRGALQRAANLLIENFRVVAPVVLTYDVAGFSDASSATLANAFGLLTNDQNGFWRTRIQHEIITGEDLNGPQADGYINVNFAKPFAYGDTVAGNRYDFTTTIMHELLHSFGFAFGSGVNGRWHDFARFVVTDDRNSLFTNDFTINPDYQRNVVGDNGGLFFGGANAVAANGGELVRLFTPNPVAAGSSLTHLDLFTFGNVLMNPKLDGGNGVRVLSPVEVGIFKDLGYTVVPVVALTR; the protein is encoded by the coding sequence ATGGCAGGGCATGCCGAGGAGTCGTCGTCCATCCGTAGAGCGGGCCGTCACCGCAAGTCGGAGAATTTCGCTGTCCGGCGCTGGCTGAGGCTGGGAGCCGCGTCCGCAGGCATGGGCGCGGCGTTGCTCGGGTTCAGTCTGCTGAGTCCTGACGTGGGCACAGCGACCGCTGACACGGGTAGCGAATCCTCCGCGTCGGCAGGGCCGTCCGAGTCGGGCGATGCGGCCCCCGCACGATCGTCGGGGCAGAGCGACGCGGCTGGCGCGGACGAGGCGAGTGAACCCGAGGACAGCGAGTCCGAAGACGCTGACGCCGCTGACGCCGCTGACGCCGCCGACGACGCTGACGCCGCCGACGCCGCTGACGCCGCCGACGCCGCTGAAGAAGACGCTGAAGAACCTGGCGACGCGGACGACGCCGGCGAGGGCGCCACGGAGATCGACGCCGTCGACGACGCCGTCGTCGTCGAGGATCTCACCGGCGTCGAGGTGGAGCTCGAGGTCGTCACCACCGCGGAACGCGAGTACACCGAACCCGAACCGGTCACGCGCGAAACCCACAGCGCCGCAGCCGTACCGGACTCGTCCGAGAGGGCAGCGGCGTCCGCGACGCAACCGCCGCCCTATGTGTCGGAGCAGAGCGAGTACCAGAAGAGAGTGGCCGCTGTTCTGCAGGCGTGGACGGACAAGCATCAGGCATGGGTGGATTCACTGCAGATCTCCGACGCCGGCAAGGAGCGGCTGCAGGCGTCCTTCCTGGCGATGCGCCGCACGTTCTTCAACCAGGCGCCCACGGTGGCACCCGTCCAGATCGCCGGCGTCATCACGGGTCCGGTGATCGGCAGCCTGGGTGGAGTGGATCCCGACGGTGACCGGCTGATCTACCTCATGACGAGGGCGCCGAAGACGGGCACGGTCACGATCAACGCCGACGGCACCTACACCTACACCCCTGGCGACGACTTCACCGGAGTGGACACGTTCTACATCGCCGCGATCGACCTCGGTCTGCACATCAACCTGCTGCAACCGCTGCGACCGCTGGCCAGTGGACGGGCCACGTCTCTGGTCAACCAGGGTGCCGTCGTCTTCGACTTCGCCTACACCTCCGGCCGCGACTACTGGAACGACGAAAGTCGGGGCGCGCTCCAGCGCGCCGCGAATCTGCTTATCGAGAATTTCCGGGTCGTCGCACCGGTAGTCCTCACCTACGACGTGGCAGGCTTCAGCGACGCGTCGTCGGCCACCCTCGCCAACGCCTTCGGACTGCTCACCAACGATCAGAACGGATTCTGGCGCACCCGGATTCAGCACGAGATCATCACCGGCGAAGACCTGAACGGCCCCCAGGCCGACGGCTACATCAACGTGAACTTCGCGAAGCCGTTCGCGTACGGCGATACCGTAGCCGGTAACCGGTACGACTTCACCACCACGATCATGCATGAGCTCCTGCACTCATTCGGCTTCGCCTTCGGAAGCGGCGTGAACGGGCGGTGGCACGACTTCGCGAGGTTCGTCGTGACAGATGACCGAAACAGTCTGTTCACCAACGACTTCACGATCAATCCGGACTATCAGCGCAACGTTGTCGGCGACAACGGCGGGCTGTTCTTCGGCGGCGCGAATGCCGTCGCGGCCAACGGCGGCGAACTTGTCCGGCTGTTCACGCCGAATCCGGTGGCGGCCGGCAGCTCTTTGACCCACCTCGACCTGTTCACCTTCGGCAACGTTCTGATGAACCCGAAGTTGGACGGCGGCAACGGGGTGCGAGTGTTGAGTCCGGTGGAGGTGGGCATCTTCAAGGACCTGGGCTACACCGTGGTGCCGGTGGTCGCGCTCACTCGCTGA
- a CDS encoding Ig-like domain-containing protein: MPKNQDQLRQSRSRRARRSDDFPVRQWLKVGAASAGMGAALLGFSLMGPSTGTAAADSTGESSPSAQSTSSTGAEKTAGKTSDSDDDSRDGAGSDAADDADTDDAADEDADVADDDTDEDAGGDSVTGTQGSTRRDTVEAEDPAEADTVTDDRPAKIRLVQAPAAPTAAEEDEADAGVDDEEEEPPAEIKQPPAPAPPSLLPRKTWDDIVADVLDRWSDDTISWIKTLPASDDTKANLEATMWAVRRTFFNQAPTLDPVQVEGLLDGEIKGKVNADDAEGDRIVYRLVGRPQFGTVVIDDEGEYTYTPGEGFLGVDTFRVMAIDAGLHINLLNPFRALGSSAFNLINQNAIRFEFTYDGDEWTDERRAKLEEVAASLQEYFRVKKAVTLTFNVNEEDESGTLASADSERISTAPGYWRTVVQNKLQTGEDANGNEADGLISWNWGDGNVWELGDDVSAEEFDFTSVAIHELMHAFGWGSTLKAPGENQGMNREEYDRFIVTADGVNVLTNLQWSTVNDPKLTGGDRGLYFGGSNAVEAYGGYLVPLRTSTIWSGGSSIHHLSDATFAGDDQKIMNSGTEQGPAPRVFSELELAILRDLGYDTVMPESPPYAPADSEEEQSEEDEEAAAPPAPRPPAPAPASLAPRKTWNEVVAQIVDSWSASNQAWVDSLDVDEARKAELEASFAAFKRTFLNQAPTVDPVQVTGLTGDEAITGRIDAEDADGDEISYRLVSGPRLGSVVLNDDGTYTYTPGARFDGVDSFRVIAIDAGLHVNLLNPLRGIGTSAFNLINHNAITFDFTFDGEEWTVERQDKLKEVAANLGEYFRVNRPVTLTFDVDIENSDDLLASAGSPHISNLPGYWRTVVQQKLLTGRDANGSKADGTISWNFEDHQWSLDGSPSDEEYDFAATAIHELMHAFGFLSSLGGPEQESVGANRSQFDRNIVTVRGTRVFFLGGEWATLNDPKLIGEDGALYFGGRNAVAANGGYLVPLFTPAEWSQGSSMSHLDDDTYTGDDHKIMNSSEGKGPATTVFSELELAILRDLGYHVVMPESPPYGMALLGFLFLARPRRKDKSVSR; this comes from the coding sequence ATGCCGAAAAATCAAGATCAACTGCGTCAGAGCCGGTCTCGGCGTGCGCGTCGTTCGGATGACTTCCCGGTACGTCAGTGGCTCAAGGTGGGCGCCGCGTCGGCCGGTATGGGCGCGGCGTTGCTGGGGTTCTCCCTGATGGGTCCGTCGACCGGGACGGCGGCGGCGGACAGCACAGGGGAGTCGTCGCCCTCGGCGCAATCGACATCCTCGACCGGTGCCGAGAAGACCGCAGGCAAGACCTCGGACAGCGATGACGACTCGAGGGACGGGGCCGGAAGCGACGCGGCCGATGACGCCGACACCGATGACGCAGCCGACGAAGACGCCGACGTCGCAGACGACGACACAGACGAAGACGCCGGCGGCGACAGCGTCACCGGCACGCAAGGCAGTACCCGCCGCGACACCGTCGAGGCCGAGGACCCCGCTGAAGCCGATACCGTCACCGACGACCGCCCCGCAAAGATCAGGCTGGTGCAGGCACCGGCCGCGCCGACAGCCGCGGAGGAGGACGAGGCAGACGCGGGCGTCGACGACGAGGAGGAGGAGCCGCCCGCCGAGATCAAACAGCCGCCGGCGCCCGCGCCCCCGTCGCTGCTGCCACGCAAGACGTGGGATGACATCGTCGCCGATGTCCTCGACCGCTGGAGCGACGACACCATCTCGTGGATCAAGACGCTGCCCGCCTCCGACGACACGAAGGCCAACCTCGAGGCGACGATGTGGGCGGTGCGCCGCACCTTCTTCAACCAGGCACCGACCCTGGATCCCGTCCAGGTCGAGGGTCTGCTGGACGGCGAGATCAAGGGCAAGGTCAACGCCGACGACGCCGAAGGTGATCGGATTGTCTATCGTCTGGTCGGCAGGCCCCAGTTCGGCACGGTGGTCATCGACGACGAGGGCGAATACACCTATACCCCCGGCGAGGGTTTCCTCGGCGTCGACACATTCCGCGTGATGGCGATCGACGCGGGTCTGCATATCAACCTGCTCAACCCGTTCCGCGCGCTCGGCTCGAGCGCGTTCAACCTCATCAACCAGAACGCCATCAGGTTCGAGTTCACCTACGACGGCGACGAGTGGACCGACGAGCGCCGGGCGAAGCTGGAAGAGGTGGCGGCGAGCCTGCAGGAGTACTTCCGTGTCAAGAAGGCGGTCACGTTGACGTTCAACGTCAACGAGGAAGACGAGTCGGGGACTCTCGCGTCCGCGGACAGCGAGCGGATCTCGACGGCTCCCGGGTACTGGCGCACGGTGGTGCAGAACAAGCTGCAGACCGGCGAGGACGCCAACGGCAACGAGGCCGACGGCCTGATCTCGTGGAACTGGGGTGACGGCAACGTCTGGGAGCTGGGCGATGACGTGTCCGCGGAGGAGTTCGACTTCACGTCGGTGGCCATCCACGAATTGATGCACGCGTTCGGCTGGGGTTCGACGCTGAAGGCGCCCGGAGAGAACCAGGGAATGAATCGGGAAGAATACGACCGGTTCATCGTGACCGCCGATGGCGTCAACGTTCTGACGAACCTGCAGTGGTCGACGGTCAACGATCCGAAACTCACCGGCGGCGACCGCGGCCTCTACTTCGGCGGCAGCAACGCCGTCGAAGCCTACGGCGGGTACCTCGTTCCGCTGCGCACCTCCACGATCTGGAGCGGCGGCAGTTCGATTCATCACCTCAGCGACGCGACGTTTGCCGGCGACGACCAGAAGATCATGAACTCCGGGACCGAACAAGGGCCGGCCCCAAGAGTTTTCAGTGAACTCGAGCTTGCGATTCTGCGCGACCTCGGCTACGACACCGTCATGCCGGAGTCGCCGCCGTACGCTCCGGCCGACAGCGAAGAGGAGCAAAGCGAGGAGGACGAGGAGGCTGCAGCGCCACCAGCACCGCGCCCACCCGCGCCCGCCCCTGCGTCACTGGCGCCCCGAAAGACCTGGAACGAGGTCGTGGCCCAGATCGTGGACAGCTGGAGTGCCAGCAATCAGGCGTGGGTCGACTCGCTGGATGTCGACGAGGCCCGCAAGGCTGAGTTGGAAGCTTCGTTCGCGGCGTTCAAGCGCACCTTCCTGAATCAGGCCCCCACCGTCGATCCGGTTCAGGTGACCGGCTTGACCGGCGATGAGGCGATCACCGGCCGGATCGACGCCGAGGACGCCGACGGCGATGAGATCAGCTACCGACTGGTCAGCGGGCCGCGGCTGGGTTCGGTCGTGCTCAACGACGACGGGACCTACACCTACACCCCCGGTGCGCGCTTCGACGGCGTCGACTCCTTCCGCGTGATTGCCATCGACGCCGGGCTGCACGTCAACCTCCTGAACCCGTTGCGCGGCATCGGAACCAGTGCGTTCAACCTCATCAACCACAACGCCATCACGTTCGACTTCACCTTCGACGGCGAAGAATGGACCGTCGAACGCCAGGACAAGCTCAAAGAGGTCGCCGCGAACCTCGGCGAGTACTTCCGCGTGAATCGGCCGGTCACGCTGACCTTCGACGTGGATATCGAGAACTCGGATGACCTGCTGGCGTCGGCCGGTAGCCCGCACATCTCCAACCTGCCGGGGTACTGGCGCACCGTCGTACAGCAGAAACTGCTGACGGGTCGAGACGCCAACGGCTCCAAGGCCGATGGCACGATCTCGTGGAACTTCGAGGACCATCAGTGGTCCCTGGACGGGAGCCCCTCCGACGAGGAATACGATTTCGCCGCCACGGCCATCCACGAGCTCATGCACGCGTTCGGTTTCCTGTCCTCGTTGGGAGGACCCGAACAAGAGAGCGTCGGGGCCAACCGGAGCCAATTCGACCGCAACATCGTGACCGTGCGGGGGACCCGGGTCTTCTTCCTCGGTGGCGAGTGGGCCACGCTCAACGACCCCAAGCTGATCGGCGAGGACGGCGCCTTGTACTTCGGTGGACGCAACGCGGTCGCGGCGAACGGTGGATACCTGGTGCCGCTGTTCACGCCCGCGGAGTGGAGCCAGGGCAGTTCGATGTCGCATCTCGACGACGACACCTACACCGGTGACGATCACAAGATCATGAACTCCTCGGAAGGCAAGGGTCCCGCTACCACGGTGTTCAGTGAGCTCGAGCTCGCGATTCTCAGGGATCTGGGCTACCACGTGGTGATGCCGGAATCGCCGCCCTACGGTATGGCGCTGCTCGGTTTCCTATTCCTGGCCCGGCCGCGGCGCAAGGACAAGTCGGTGTCGCGCTAG
- a CDS encoding PhoX family protein → MALVPLNLLVTHNGKSKRQHVTCVHKCGDACSKPAPNKSDNEYFGDVVKAVSRRSILQAGGVAVLAVGAGSALAACSNTSEPAPTTSSAATPAEPPAGMNFASVAPNSEDAVVVADGYDQGVVISWGDPVLPGAPAFDVANQTGAAQRGQFGFNNDFAGLLPVEGQPGHFLLVTNFEYATPQFMFPGYQAGAPTRDQFDVEIAAMGMGVVEVERTPEGGLRPVMGRYNRRITADTPFTLTGPAAGTEFVTTAADPDGRTVLGTIANCAGGVTPWGTVLSGEENFHTYFGAAEDSPAPSPVDADRHDRYGVSLEPSELRWETFDPRFDLAKTPNEVNRFGYVVELNPWDPNSTPVKHSAMGRFKHEGANIFVTDDGTVVAYTGDDERFDYMYKFVSTRKVQPGRDAAAMANNMAILDEGTLYVAKLSSDIPATEIDGSGKLPSKGSFAGTGTWLPLLRSGPNGQAESLVDGVTAQEAAVFTRMAADKAGATKMDRPEDFEADPRTGKVYVALTNNSERGAAGEAAPDAPNPRNDNKSGQILEITDQHAGTDFTWDLLLVCGDPEAADTYYGGFDKTQVSPISCPDNLAFDSHGNLWISTDGNALDGNDGLFAVALDGPNRGETKQFLTVPLGAETCGPVITDDLVTVCVQHPGENDENSLDSPQSRWPEGGNGTARPSVVAVWKSGGQIGV, encoded by the coding sequence ATGGCCCTGGTGCCGCTGAATCTGCTTGTCACCCACAACGGAAAGTCCAAGCGCCAGCACGTCACCTGCGTTCACAAGTGCGGTGACGCGTGCTCCAAGCCGGCACCGAACAAGAGTGACAACGAGTACTTCGGCGACGTGGTCAAGGCCGTGTCGCGGCGCTCGATCCTGCAGGCCGGCGGTGTCGCCGTCCTCGCGGTCGGAGCCGGTTCCGCGCTGGCCGCCTGCTCGAACACCTCCGAGCCCGCGCCGACGACGTCGTCGGCGGCCACCCCGGCCGAGCCGCCGGCCGGGATGAACTTCGCGTCCGTCGCACCCAACAGCGAAGACGCCGTCGTCGTCGCCGACGGCTATGACCAGGGGGTCGTGATCAGCTGGGGTGACCCCGTGTTGCCCGGCGCGCCGGCATTCGACGTCGCCAACCAGACCGGCGCCGCCCAGCGGGGCCAGTTCGGTTTCAACAACGACTTCGCCGGGTTGCTGCCCGTCGAAGGACAGCCCGGCCACTTCCTGCTGGTGACCAACTTCGAGTACGCCACCCCGCAGTTCATGTTCCCCGGATACCAGGCCGGCGCCCCGACGCGCGACCAGTTCGACGTCGAGATCGCTGCCATGGGGATGGGCGTCGTCGAGGTCGAGCGCACCCCTGAAGGTGGACTGCGGCCGGTGATGGGCCGGTACAACCGCCGCATCACCGCCGACACCCCCTTCACGCTGACCGGGCCCGCGGCAGGGACCGAGTTCGTCACCACCGCAGCCGATCCTGACGGCCGCACCGTGCTGGGCACCATCGCCAACTGTGCCGGTGGCGTAACCCCCTGGGGCACAGTGCTTTCAGGCGAAGAAAACTTCCACACCTACTTCGGCGCCGCGGAGGACTCGCCCGCACCCAGCCCGGTGGACGCGGACCGGCACGACCGCTACGGCGTCTCACTGGAGCCGTCCGAATTGCGGTGGGAAACCTTCGATCCGCGCTTCGATCTGGCCAAGACGCCCAATGAGGTCAACCGGTTCGGCTACGTCGTCGAACTGAATCCGTGGGACCCGAACTCGACCCCGGTCAAACACAGCGCGATGGGCCGGTTCAAGCACGAGGGTGCCAACATCTTCGTCACCGACGACGGCACCGTCGTCGCCTACACCGGCGACGACGAACGATTCGACTACATGTACAAATTCGTCTCGACCCGCAAGGTCCAGCCGGGCCGGGACGCCGCGGCGATGGCCAACAACATGGCGATCCTCGACGAGGGCACGCTGTATGTCGCCAAGCTCTCGAGCGACATCCCGGCCACCGAGATCGACGGCTCCGGAAAGCTCCCGTCGAAGGGGTCATTCGCCGGCACCGGCACCTGGCTTCCGCTGCTGCGCTCCGGACCGAACGGGCAGGCGGAGTCGCTGGTCGACGGCGTCACCGCCCAGGAGGCCGCGGTCTTCACCCGGATGGCCGCCGACAAGGCCGGCGCCACCAAGATGGACCGGCCCGAGGACTTCGAGGCCGACCCCAGGACCGGCAAGGTCTACGTCGCCCTGACCAACAATTCCGAGCGCGGCGCTGCCGGGGAGGCCGCACCGGATGCGCCGAACCCGCGCAACGACAACAAGAGTGGGCAGATTCTCGAGATCACCGATCAGCACGCGGGCACGGACTTCACCTGGGACCTGCTGCTGGTCTGCGGTGACCCCGAAGCCGCGGACACCTACTACGGCGGCTTCGACAAGACGCAGGTCAGCCCGATCTCGTGCCCCGACAACCTGGCCTTCGACAGCCACGGCAACCTGTGGATCTCCACCGACGGCAATGCACTCGACGGCAACGACGGTCTGTTCGCGGTGGCGCTCGACGGCCCCAACCGGGGCGAGACCAAACAGTTCCTGACCGTTCCGCTCGGCGCCGAGACGTGCGGCCCGGTGATCACCGACGACCTGGTCACGGTCTGCGTGCAACATCCCGGCGAGAACGACGAGAACAGCCTCGACAGCCCGCAGTCCCGATGGCCTGAGGGGGGTAACGGCACCGCCCGGCCGTCGGTGGTGGCGGTGTGGAAGAGCGGCGGGCAGATCGGCGTCTGA
- a CDS encoding LLM class F420-dependent oxidoreductase, protein MTFPVRIGVQLQPQHSPRYDLIRDAVRRCEDMGVDVVFNWDHFFPLYGDPDGAHFECWTMLGAWAEQTSRIEIGALVTCNSYRNPELLADMARTVDHISEGRLILGIGSGWKQKDYDEYGYEFGTAGSRLDDLAAAMPRIETRFAALNPKPLRDIPVLIGGGGEKKTLRLVAQHAHIWHSFADTDSYPDKSEILARHCADVGRDPAEIEHSAGANGNSADELIANAEALAALGVSMLTVGVNGPDYDLSQAEALCRWRDERADA, encoded by the coding sequence ATGACCTTTCCCGTGCGCATCGGCGTACAGCTGCAGCCGCAACACTCACCGCGCTACGACCTGATCCGCGACGCCGTGCGCCGCTGCGAGGACATGGGCGTCGACGTCGTCTTCAACTGGGATCACTTCTTCCCGCTGTACGGCGATCCCGACGGCGCGCACTTCGAATGCTGGACGATGCTGGGCGCCTGGGCCGAGCAGACGTCGCGCATCGAGATCGGCGCGCTCGTCACCTGCAACTCCTACCGCAACCCCGAGTTGCTCGCCGACATGGCTCGCACCGTCGATCACATCTCCGAAGGCCGGCTGATCCTCGGTATCGGATCCGGGTGGAAGCAGAAGGACTACGACGAGTACGGCTACGAGTTCGGCACGGCGGGGAGCCGGCTCGACGATCTCGCAGCCGCGATGCCGCGTATCGAAACCAGGTTTGCGGCGCTGAATCCCAAGCCGCTCCGCGACATCCCGGTGCTGATCGGGGGCGGCGGCGAGAAGAAGACGCTCCGACTGGTGGCCCAGCACGCCCACATCTGGCACTCCTTCGCCGACACCGACAGCTACCCCGACAAGTCCGAGATCCTGGCCCGCCACTGCGCCGACGTCGGCCGCGACCCGGCCGAGATCGAACATTCCGCCGGCGCCAACGGCAACAGCGCCGACGAGCTGATCGCAAACGCCGAAGCCTTGGCTGCACTGGGCGTCTCGATGCTGACAGTCGGCGTCAACGGTCCCGACTACGACCTGTCGCAGGCCGAGGCGCTGTGCCGCTGGCGGGACGAGCGCGCTGACGCGTAG
- a CDS encoding GntR family transcriptional regulator, translating into MPKKYGVKEKDLVVTHVVNMVLTGKLRSGDRLDRNEIAQELGLSRVPVQEAVVQLEHDGILSTRYHRGAYVERFDESAVREHHELYGLLSGLASGRAAVASDPTVIAELDGEVAQMRGGRDAKQFDAHARRFRATVNGEYAGPRLQAAIESSQTFIPHSFWQTYALHRDTLLPSYEAELTAIGDNDVEGARSACLQRSELMAEILLTELVRRGVLHPSH; encoded by the coding sequence ATGCCCAAGAAGTACGGGGTGAAGGAGAAGGACCTCGTGGTCACACACGTGGTCAATATGGTGCTGACCGGTAAGCTTCGGTCAGGAGATCGCTTGGACCGCAACGAGATTGCCCAAGAGCTCGGGCTGAGCCGGGTGCCGGTGCAAGAGGCGGTCGTCCAGTTGGAGCACGACGGCATCCTGTCGACCCGCTATCACCGTGGCGCCTACGTGGAGCGGTTCGACGAGTCAGCGGTGCGCGAGCATCATGAGCTGTACGGCCTCCTCAGCGGCCTTGCGTCCGGGCGCGCCGCCGTCGCGAGTGACCCGACGGTGATCGCCGAGCTCGATGGGGAGGTGGCGCAGATGCGGGGCGGCCGGGACGCCAAGCAGTTCGACGCTCACGCCCGCCGCTTCCGCGCAACGGTCAATGGCGAGTACGCCGGCCCGCGACTGCAGGCGGCGATCGAATCCTCGCAGACCTTCATCCCGCACAGCTTCTGGCAGACCTACGCACTGCACCGCGACACGTTGCTGCCTTCCTACGAGGCTGAGCTGACCGCAATCGGCGATAACGATGTCGAGGGCGCACGCTCGGCGTGCCTGCAGCGGTCGGAGCTCATGGCCGAGATCCTGCTGACCGAACTGGTCCGCCGCGGTGTGCTGCATCCGTCGCACTGA